ACATAAAAATTTACAACCGTTGGGGCGAGCAAGTTTTTGAAAGCAACGATATTCACGATTCATGGGATGGAAAATACAAAGGAAAAGTCTGTCCGGTAGGAGCGTATTATTATCAAATTTACGCTAAGGGAACTATGGGGAAAAAGGAGAGTTTTAAGGGGAGTGTTATTATTTTGAGGTAAAGTGAGAGGTGAGAGGTGAGATAATTTAACGGATCTATCCTCCAATCGAAACCACCTGTAATATAAGGGTCTGTTGTTGTTGTTCTAAGTGGGCAGGGAACATTATTCGTTTGTGAAAAAGATTGAAAGAGAATAAATTGTATAATTAAGATTATTATAATATTTTTCATATTTATTTTGTTTT
The Bacteroidota bacterium genome window above contains:
- a CDS encoding gliding motility-associated C-terminal domain-containing protein, whose protein sequence is IKIYNRWGEQVFESNDIHDSWDGKYKGKVCPVGAYYYQIYAKGTMGKKESFKGSVIILR